A DNA window from Niabella yanshanensis contains the following coding sequences:
- a CDS encoding SymE family type I addiction module toxin → MQTLKTPRITKPIRRMTVCRYAFRGINSRTTTSFPALRLAGKWLQDSGFKPGHVVEIACEKGQLIITIAKEQKYEALQERFQREKIEIV, encoded by the coding sequence ATGCAAACACTAAAAACACCCCGCATTACCAAACCCATCCGCCGCATGACGGTATGCCGCTATGCGTTCAGAGGCATCAACAGCAGAACAACCACCTCATTCCCGGCATTACGGCTGGCCGGCAAATGGCTTCAGGACAGCGGTTTTAAACCCGGCCATGTGGTAGAGATCGCCTGTGAAAAAGGCCAGCTTATCATCACAATTGCCAAAGAACAAAAATATGAAGCCTTACAAGAACGGTTTCAAAGGGAAAAGATTGAGATTGTGTAG
- a CDS encoding helix-turn-helix domain-containing protein, which translates to MTTHTAMPNHKVHEGRNIKRFREMLGIKQDALAFDLNMSQQAVSLLEQKETIDTPLLQQISAVLKIPVEAIQNFDEEQAITIISSTFNDNAQVGTVINNYNPIDKLMQLHEEKIALYERMLKEKDEMMARLEQLINNK; encoded by the coding sequence ATGACAACACATACTGCTATGCCGAACCATAAAGTACACGAAGGCCGCAACATTAAACGTTTCCGCGAAATGCTGGGTATAAAACAAGATGCCCTGGCTTTTGACCTCAACATGAGCCAGCAGGCCGTATCCTTGCTGGAGCAGAAGGAAACGATTGATACTCCCCTACTCCAGCAGATTTCTGCTGTGCTGAAAATACCTGTAGAGGCAATCCAAAATTTTGATGAAGAGCAGGCGATCACTATAATTTCCAGCACTTTTAATGACAATGCTCAAGTAGGTACTGTAATCAATAATTACAATCCTATTGATAAGCTGATGCAATTGCATGAGGAGAAAATAGCGCTATATGAAAGGATGTTGAAAGAAAAGGATGAGATGATGGCAAGGTTGGAGCAATTAATCAACAATAAGTAA
- a CDS encoding BglII/BstYI family type II restriction endonuclease, with product MEFELHSYRFAQEIIEHRNYTGAFQEITGVVRQCPLFTFPNKSNKNRRLDVVQQLFNTFFDRRFACDLGWLFHPNATSIQGSGLAADYRKIFNGLRIQAEVQFGNMSRWYSDIFKFQTAYSQDLIDMGLCIVPMSSIANRMDSNVTNFERCVRELPSAKLSITLPILLIGMEMEAGTPIVDTSTSGIARANGLIAGDIRNITARGKTANRYRIVNGFLNGAPVNTIYESSDTGPVASLADPEE from the coding sequence ATGGAATTTGAATTACACAGTTATCGTTTTGCACAAGAGATCATAGAACATAGAAATTATACCGGAGCTTTTCAGGAAATAACTGGTGTAGTGAGGCAATGCCCGCTGTTCACATTTCCCAATAAATCGAATAAGAATCGACGACTAGATGTAGTACAACAACTCTTTAATACATTTTTTGATCGTAGGTTTGCCTGCGATCTGGGTTGGTTGTTTCATCCAAATGCTACCAGTATCCAAGGTTCTGGACTTGCTGCTGATTACCGAAAAATTTTTAATGGATTAAGGATACAAGCCGAAGTTCAATTTGGCAATATGTCCCGTTGGTATAGCGACATTTTTAAGTTCCAGACTGCCTATTCACAAGATCTGATCGATATGGGCTTGTGTATTGTACCAATGTCATCTATTGCTAACAGGATGGATTCGAATGTTACGAATTTTGAGCGATGTGTAAGAGAATTACCATCGGCTAAGCTATCCATTACGTTGCCTATACTATTAATTGGTATGGAAATGGAAGCAGGAACTCCCATTGTAGATACATCGACCTCAGGCATAGCCAGGGCCAACGGGCTCATCGCCGGTGATATAAGGAATATAACAGCTAGAGGAAAAACTGCCAACCGATACAGGATCGTAAACGGCTTTCTTAACGGAGCGCCGGTGAATACAATTTACGAATCTTCAGACACTGGGCCAGTAGCCAGCCTGGCTGATCCTGAAGAATAA
- a CDS encoding DNA cytosine methyltransferase produces MAAIDLYSGIGGWTLGLKMAGIEVLSSYEWWKDANNTHNKNFNSAHQEVNIRTLELAMLPDPELVNYVVGSPPCTQFSLANRGGKGDINDGLVDIRKFLEVVEHMQPIYWAMENVPRVAGILEKELAPEGSLHQFAHLFGDIKVYNSSDFGVPQDRKRMIAGRLPFHLLDAYKNRTPRVTLGDVLRSLSTIPYTDPVYGFTLEEERMTDHLLEANLTAEEQRINRDAKTYHPVYNRMSFPDRQDRPSRTVTALCTRVSRESIIIEDAQQNIRRLTIRERGCLQSFPINYQYFSNTYAGKIKMIGNAIPPALTFYIAQAMQETPIGEVLLTNSEQVRERLVLGTEQAITTVPENAGAHYPWSRSFCLAIPGLRFGSGVRFELKNYHNRETRTTSWRVNFFYGTSKAIKAKQLDLELFERAYELIEELAVEGLPASLTRFQTFIQGVNENEVQLNWSNVNRDLMGPIFLTDELSRYANEFRTLLESELKDTDLIASFIERELKNDKGKMDNKRILDNHLDMFVGILIGTIFNSVLQERVVHIALPDPQLV; encoded by the coding sequence ATGGCAGCTATAGATCTGTACAGCGGTATTGGGGGATGGACATTGGGTCTTAAAATGGCTGGCATTGAGGTGCTTTCGTCGTACGAATGGTGGAAAGATGCCAATAACACGCACAATAAGAACTTCAACTCAGCACACCAAGAGGTAAATATACGTACCCTTGAGTTGGCAATGTTACCTGATCCGGAACTTGTCAATTATGTGGTCGGAAGCCCGCCTTGCACGCAATTCTCTTTAGCTAATAGAGGGGGCAAAGGAGATATAAACGATGGGTTAGTGGACATACGTAAATTCCTGGAAGTGGTCGAGCACATGCAGCCGATTTATTGGGCTATGGAAAATGTACCAAGAGTTGCCGGAATTCTGGAAAAAGAACTTGCTCCTGAAGGATCATTACACCAGTTTGCGCATCTTTTTGGAGATATTAAGGTTTACAATTCGTCTGACTTTGGTGTACCTCAAGATAGGAAAAGAATGATCGCAGGCCGTTTGCCATTTCACTTATTGGATGCCTATAAAAATAGGACACCTAGAGTTACTTTAGGTGATGTATTGAGAAGTTTGTCAACTATTCCTTATACAGATCCTGTGTATGGTTTCACTTTGGAGGAAGAGCGTATGACCGATCATCTGCTAGAAGCGAACTTAACAGCCGAAGAACAACGGATCAATCGGGATGCAAAGACTTATCATCCTGTATATAACAGAATGAGTTTTCCTGATCGTCAGGATAGGCCGTCAAGAACAGTAACGGCTTTATGTACCCGGGTTTCACGTGAGAGTATTATCATTGAGGATGCCCAACAAAATATCAGACGCTTAACAATACGTGAAAGAGGATGTCTGCAATCGTTCCCTATAAACTATCAATACTTCAGTAATACCTATGCCGGCAAAATAAAAATGATCGGAAATGCAATACCGCCAGCGCTTACTTTTTATATAGCCCAGGCTATGCAGGAAACACCAATTGGCGAAGTATTGCTCACAAACTCGGAACAAGTAAGAGAACGACTTGTTTTAGGTACCGAACAAGCAATAACAACAGTGCCGGAGAACGCAGGAGCACACTACCCATGGAGCAGATCATTCTGTTTGGCCATACCTGGCCTTCGATTTGGTAGCGGTGTTCGATTTGAACTTAAGAATTATCATAACAGAGAAACAAGGACAACCAGCTGGCGTGTCAACTTTTTCTATGGTACTTCAAAGGCCATTAAGGCTAAACAATTAGATCTGGAATTGTTTGAACGAGCGTATGAATTGATAGAAGAGTTAGCAGTAGAAGGTCTGCCTGCATCTTTAACCCGTTTTCAGACGTTTATACAAGGTGTAAATGAAAATGAGGTTCAACTGAACTGGAGCAATGTGAATAGAGATCTTATGGGTCCCATATTTTTGACCGATGAACTATCCCGGTACGCCAATGAGTTTAGAACATTGCTTGAAAGTGAACTTAAGGACACCGATTTGATAGCTTCATTTATTGAAAGAGAGCTTAAGAACGACAAGGGTAAAATGGATAATAAACGTATCCTCGATAATCATTTAGATATGTTCGTTGGCATTCTCATTGGCACCATATTTAATTCCGTTTTGCAGGAACGCGTAGTTCATATAGCATTACCTGATCCACAATTGGTATAG
- a CDS encoding helix-turn-helix domain-containing protein, whose product MKRINKKILDIFCQIKKSQDICFMKSLGSYIKALREKEGWPQRKLAHELDMDVSVLSKIENEDKFPKKRVFDIIQTVSRLFGISTDELKRIYLSDEISSMLVEEDDFEYILTVSKEKIDHVRTNKKDLRKIKSNK is encoded by the coding sequence TTGAAACGTATTAATAAAAAAATACTTGATATTTTTTGTCAAATAAAAAAAAGTCAAGATATTTGTTTTATGAAAAGCCTTGGGTCCTATATCAAAGCATTAAGAGAAAAAGAAGGTTGGCCGCAACGTAAACTTGCGCACGAGCTAGATATGGATGTTTCTGTTTTAAGCAAAATTGAAAATGAGGATAAATTTCCTAAAAAAAGGGTGTTTGATATAATACAGACTGTGTCCCGGCTGTTCGGTATATCAACAGATGAGTTGAAACGAATTTACCTAAGCGATGAGATCTCCTCCATGTTAGTTGAAGAGGATGACTTTGAGTATATCTTGACTGTATCGAAAGAAAAGATCGATCATGTAAGAACGAATAAGAAGGATCTACGAAAAATAAAATCAAATAAATAG
- a CDS encoding very short patch repair endonuclease, with amino-acid sequence MSEKKYIRDKRSPHPSSEGASHIMSSIKAKNTKPELIVRKLLWQKGYKGYRLHPTIPGKPDIVFLKKKVAVFVNGCYWHRCPHCNLPMPRSNTEFWAEKFHKNVARDNKKREELEQANWKVLVLWECEIKKQPEIEVEKIIALLETY; translated from the coding sequence ATGAGTGAAAAGAAATACATACGAGATAAGCGATCTCCCCATCCTTCTTCCGAAGGAGCATCCCATATAATGAGCTCAATAAAGGCAAAAAATACTAAGCCAGAACTCATTGTCAGAAAACTACTTTGGCAGAAAGGCTACAAGGGCTATAGGCTTCATCCAACAATACCAGGTAAACCTGACATAGTATTTTTGAAAAAGAAAGTTGCCGTTTTCGTCAATGGATGTTATTGGCATCGGTGCCCTCATTGCAATTTGCCTATGCCAAGATCCAACACTGAATTTTGGGCCGAAAAGTTCCATAAGAATGTAGCGCGTGATAACAAAAAAAGAGAAGAGTTGGAGCAAGCTAATTGGAAAGTGCTTGTTCTATGGGAATGTGAAATAAAAAAGCAGCCAGAAATCGAAGTTGAAAAAATAATAGCCCTACTTGAAACGTATTAA
- a CDS encoding BglII/BstYI family type II restriction endonuclease translates to MSNYYKNERVLNIPGYEVYFTRFADSIIKDHFNDATTELTAILNHFSIREDQIIQGGGGLSSITQSLGGLLVQNAWTKTKIESEHHVRGRVLTSESHEVDHYKSFQQGNIGLEIEWNNKDPFYDRDLENFRKLHQIGELSIGIIITRGASLQKELYNVIRRFLEGIYPFTLPQLNSRISLSDTAKKNIGNHLDLPKDALLDKIASTIYYSKYGAATTHMDKLLLRLNRGVGNPCPFILIGIGSDRLTV, encoded by the coding sequence ATGTCCAATTATTATAAAAATGAGCGGGTTTTGAACATACCCGGATATGAAGTATATTTTACGAGATTTGCAGACTCAATAATAAAAGATCACTTTAATGATGCTACAACCGAATTAACGGCTATACTGAATCATTTCAGCATAAGAGAAGATCAAATAATCCAAGGTGGCGGTGGCCTCAGTTCTATCACTCAAAGCTTAGGAGGTTTATTGGTACAAAATGCATGGACCAAGACCAAAATCGAAAGTGAACATCATGTAAGAGGCAGGGTACTTACATCGGAAAGTCATGAGGTAGATCATTATAAGTCGTTTCAACAAGGAAATATTGGATTGGAAATAGAATGGAATAATAAAGACCCATTCTATGACCGTGATCTGGAGAATTTTAGGAAGTTACATCAGATAGGTGAGCTAAGCATAGGCATAATAATTACAAGAGGAGCCAGTCTTCAAAAAGAGTTGTATAATGTAATCCGTAGGTTTTTGGAGGGTATATATCCATTCACATTACCGCAATTAAACAGTAGAATTTCTCTTTCCGACACCGCCAAAAAGAATATAGGGAATCATCTTGATTTACCTAAGGATGCATTATTAGATAAAATAGCGTCTACCATATACTATTCTAAATATGGAGCAGCTACTACTCATATGGATAAATTGCTGTTGAGATTAAATAGAGGTGTTGGTAATCCTTGTCCATTTATTTTAATAGGGATTGGTAGTGATCGGTTAACAGTATAA
- a CDS encoding SymE family type I addiction module toxin — MQTVKTHRITKPIRRMTVCRYAFRGVNSRTTTSFPALRLAGKWLQDSGFKPGHVVEIACEKGRLTITIAKEQKYEALQERFQREQIEIV, encoded by the coding sequence ATGCAAACAGTAAAAACACACCGCATTACCAAACCCATCCGCCGCATGACGGTATGCCGCTATGCATTCAGGGGCGTCAACAGCAGAACAACCACATCATTCCCGGCATTGCGGCTGGCCGGAAAATGGCTACAGGATAGCGGTTTTAAGCCCGGCCATGTGGTAGAAATAGCCTGCGAAAAAGGCAGGCTTACCATCACCATTGCTAAAGAACAAAAATATGAAGCCTTGCAAGAGCGGTTTCAAAGGGAACAAATCGAGATTGTGTAA
- a CDS encoding helix-turn-helix domain-containing protein, which yields MTTHTAMPNHKVHEGRNIKRFREMLGIKQDALAFDLNMSQQAVSLLEQKETIDTPLLQKISTLLKIPVEAIQNFDEEQAVNIIANTFNEKSFENAFANNCTFNFNPLDKMVELYERMLQQQREMIDELKKLVERK from the coding sequence ATGACAACACATACTGCTATGCCGAACCACAAAGTACACGAAGGCCGCAACATTAAACGTTTTCGCGAAATGCTGGGTATAAAACAAGATGCCCTGGCTTTTGACCTTAATATGAGCCAGCAGGCCGTATCCTTGCTGGAGCAGAAAGAAACGATCGATACTCCCCTACTTCAAAAAATATCTACCCTATTGAAAATACCGGTGGAGGCAATCCAGAATTTTGATGAGGAGCAGGCGGTGAATATTATTGCTAATACGTTTAACGAGAAGTCTTTTGAGAATGCCTTTGCAAACAATTGTACTTTCAATTTTAATCCACTTGATAAAATGGTGGAATTGTATGAACGTATGCTACAACAGCAAAGGGAGATGATTGATGAGTTAAAGAAACTAGTGGAAAGAAAATAA
- a CDS encoding DUF6602 domain-containing protein, with protein sequence MPGNARLFQESITRELTVVKDRVRNLIGDAHWGEEGRFKEAVLKNVLRQFLPKNLSVGTGFILKATGENDYDNVLSSQLDIIVYDNTLPVLFSEGDFVITTLKNVKAIIEVKSRLTPTMLRHAIEQFEHSISDFEGQINRPFFSVAGRQRPIPSKTKIFTGIFAFEFDGNIDSHSIDTSLIDSRRLVNHISLGEDYFIKHWKQTDAGHLVRRVDCAADFYNVYNLYNLSFSYFISNLIDITSGGLNDRYWFSFPIEGTKEMQRNRTICLNPQRR encoded by the coding sequence ATGCCAGGTAACGCTAGATTATTCCAAGAATCAATAACCCGTGAACTTACTGTTGTAAAAGACAGGGTGAGAAATTTAATAGGTGATGCTCATTGGGGGGAAGAAGGCCGGTTTAAAGAAGCCGTGTTGAAAAATGTGTTACGGCAATTTCTACCTAAAAACTTATCTGTAGGCACAGGCTTCATTTTAAAAGCTACTGGTGAGAATGATTATGACAATGTGTTATCATCCCAATTAGATATTATTGTTTATGATAATACCCTGCCGGTACTTTTTTCAGAAGGTGATTTTGTGATTACAACTTTGAAAAATGTAAAAGCAATTATCGAAGTAAAATCCAGGCTTACACCAACCATGCTTAGGCATGCTATAGAGCAGTTTGAGCATTCAATAAGCGATTTTGAAGGTCAAATTAACCGGCCCTTTTTTAGTGTAGCAGGACGTCAAAGGCCAATACCAAGTAAGACCAAAATATTTACTGGTATTTTTGCATTCGAGTTTGATGGAAATATAGATTCCCATTCAATAGATACTAGCTTAATTGATTCAAGAAGGTTAGTTAACCATATCTCTTTAGGTGAAGATTATTTTATTAAACATTGGAAGCAAACTGATGCAGGACATCTTGTCAGGAGAGTGGACTGCGCGGCCGATTTTTATAATGTATATAACCTTTACAATCTTTCTTTTTCCTATTTCATATCCAATCTTATAGATATTACTTCCGGCGGGCTGAACGACAGGTACTGGTTTTCTTTTCCTATAGAAGGCACAAAAGAAATGCAAAGGAATAGAACCATTTGTCTAAACCCTCAAAGGCGATGA
- a CDS encoding HNH endonuclease: MNCIFCKGPSDDSVSVEHIIPKSLGNTQFILEKGWVCDKCNNYFAIKIEQPLLQMPFFMQYRHDLNVKSKKGKIPSKKGFLLDENISEAVLHKDKNKQERLEIEPSVINEILTSGIEEIPLITVTYAVPVANELVSKLLAKMGIESIAHTAMTNGYDEFYYNQESLDNIKRYVRRGKRNEFWPYVTRSIQISTGGELKDIVSALKGLNGSLIIVTSDQQLLFQFLFANTEFTIDLLNPGTEFILHFFSVNENRSFIVENALDKL; this comes from the coding sequence ATGAATTGTATTTTTTGTAAAGGTCCTTCTGATGATTCGGTTAGTGTAGAACACATTATTCCCAAATCGTTAGGCAATACTCAATTTATTTTAGAGAAAGGATGGGTTTGCGATAAATGCAATAATTATTTCGCTATAAAAATCGAACAGCCATTGCTTCAAATGCCTTTCTTTATGCAGTATAGGCATGACTTAAATGTAAAGAGTAAAAAGGGTAAAATTCCAAGTAAAAAAGGCTTCCTTCTCGACGAAAACATATCGGAAGCTGTCTTACATAAAGATAAAAACAAACAAGAAAGACTTGAAATAGAGCCAAGCGTAATAAATGAAATATTAACAAGCGGTATAGAAGAAATCCCTCTTATTACCGTAACCTATGCAGTGCCGGTAGCAAATGAATTGGTTTCAAAATTATTAGCCAAAATGGGGATTGAATCTATAGCGCATACTGCGATGACAAACGGTTATGACGAATTTTATTATAACCAAGAAAGTTTGGACAATATTAAACGATATGTCAGGCGCGGAAAAAGAAATGAATTCTGGCCTTATGTAACCCGTAGTATCCAAATATCAACAGGCGGTGAGTTAAAAGATATAGTATCGGCATTAAAGGGACTTAACGGGAGTCTTATAATAGTTACCTCCGATCAGCAATTGCTTTTTCAGTTTCTTTTTGCAAATACTGAATTTACCATAGATCTACTCAATCCAGGCACAGAATTTATTTTACATTTTTTTTCTGTAAATGAAAATAGAAGCTTCATTGTTGAAAATGCGTTGGATAAGTTGTAG
- a CDS encoding very short patch repair endonuclease, which produces MADIWSKEKRSEVMSKIRSKDTKPEIMLRKALFALGYRYRIHNKKLPGKPDIVLPKYKTAIFVHGCFWHYHADCREGRIPNTNSTFWKEKLLKNISRDQKHQEALQQLGWKVLVCWECDIEKNIEMVLKTIIAHLDY; this is translated from the coding sequence ATGGCAGATATATGGTCGAAAGAGAAGCGGAGTGAAGTAATGAGCAAGATCAGGTCGAAGGATACTAAACCTGAAATTATGCTCCGCAAAGCTCTTTTTGCATTAGGCTACCGCTACCGCATTCATAATAAAAAACTGCCTGGAAAACCAGATATTGTATTACCCAAATACAAAACAGCCATCTTTGTACATGGTTGTTTTTGGCATTATCATGCCGATTGCCGCGAAGGCAGAATACCAAATACCAATTCGACATTCTGGAAAGAAAAACTATTAAAGAATATTAGCAGGGATCAAAAACACCAGGAAGCATTACAGCAGCTAGGTTGGAAGGTGTTAGTCTGTTGGGAGTGTGATATCGAAAAAAATATAGAGATGGTGCTTAAAACAATAATTGCACATTTAGATTATTAG
- a CDS encoding HNH endonuclease, with protein MALYNTPADIANTAIRAFLTSLGEYYWGSGFNTGNGKGKRDWEKIRDEIFQNECAYCGDKETKLQMEHLIMFNRNEYGLHHPGNIVPVCSKCNSRTKKVDSGYTTWEEHLSHICERNNQKEKFFDRWTKIRKHINEGEFAYPKLTMEEKDSIRIITNHLYEKIKSEFQNALLLYKELDKTFARKQ; from the coding sequence ATGGCATTATATAATACACCTGCTGATATTGCCAATACTGCAATTAGAGCTTTTCTTACAAGTCTTGGAGAATATTACTGGGGTAGCGGTTTTAATACTGGAAATGGAAAAGGGAAGCGGGATTGGGAGAAAATAAGAGATGAAATATTTCAAAATGAATGTGCATATTGTGGCGATAAGGAAACTAAGTTGCAAATGGAGCACTTGATTATGTTTAACAGAAACGAGTATGGTTTGCACCATCCGGGAAACATAGTACCAGTATGCTCAAAATGTAATTCAAGAACGAAGAAGGTGGATAGTGGATATACTACCTGGGAAGAGCACCTGTCACATATTTGCGAAAGAAATAATCAAAAGGAAAAGTTTTTTGACAGGTGGACCAAAATTAGAAAACACATAAATGAGGGAGAGTTTGCTTATCCTAAATTGACTATGGAGGAAAAAGATTCTATACGGATTATAACCAATCATCTGTATGAAAAAATAAAATCAGAGTTTCAAAATGCTTTGTTACTTTATAAGGAATTGGATAAAACATTTGCAAGGAAACAATAA
- a CDS encoding DNA cytosine methyltransferase, with product MNNKTFNILSLFSGGGFLDIGFINNGFQVMEAVEIQPFFIKAYNEGLRSYFQNSNNYYVRKNLVTHNDITKPTDASCPLEQARLQKSYKQVSGIIGGPPCQDYSAGGKNGGIEGERGRLIHSYFTIISKIKPDFLFFENVEGLYKTKKHRVSFDAFVKSIEQEGYFVWHDLLNVLEYGHPQDRPRIALVAFKKAIISTLEKAGYVLEFDNTILKFNHSDKLIFRWPKPLFENPKGLNWPKKWRFGNDVKEFTQNINKRLFIDNVIGDLTDNHPNQCEHFIPKSDRFTQIEEGDTNRKSFKRLHRFRYSPTVAYGNNEVHLHPTKPRRLTVREGLRLQTVPDEYVLPADIPLTHKFKLISNGVPTAKAELIAKEIRRTLINYYKVNNGII from the coding sequence ATGAACAATAAAACATTCAACATATTATCACTTTTTTCCGGTGGTGGCTTTTTAGACATCGGATTCATTAATAATGGCTTCCAGGTGATGGAGGCGGTGGAAATTCAGCCGTTCTTTATTAAAGCATACAACGAAGGCCTTCGTAGTTACTTTCAGAATTCTAACAACTACTATGTAAGAAAAAATCTGGTAACCCATAATGACATAACCAAGCCCACAGATGCCTCCTGCCCGCTAGAGCAAGCCAGGCTTCAAAAAAGCTATAAACAGGTATCAGGAATTATTGGAGGACCACCTTGTCAAGACTACTCTGCAGGAGGAAAAAACGGAGGTATAGAAGGGGAGAGAGGGCGTTTGATCCATAGCTATTTTACCATAATTTCTAAAATAAAACCTGATTTTTTATTTTTTGAAAATGTTGAAGGCTTGTATAAAACAAAAAAACACCGGGTATCATTTGATGCTTTTGTTAAAAGTATTGAGCAAGAAGGATATTTTGTTTGGCATGATTTGTTGAATGTGCTTGAGTACGGTCATCCACAAGACAGACCAAGAATTGCTTTAGTAGCATTTAAAAAAGCCATAATTAGCACGCTTGAAAAAGCTGGCTATGTATTAGAATTTGACAATACAATCTTAAAATTTAATCATTCAGATAAACTGATTTTCAGATGGCCTAAACCACTTTTTGAAAATCCTAAAGGGCTGAACTGGCCAAAGAAATGGAGATTTGGAAATGACGTAAAGGAATTTACGCAGAATATAAACAAACGGCTTTTTATTGATAATGTTATAGGTGATTTAACAGACAATCATCCCAATCAATGTGAGCATTTTATTCCTAAATCTGACCGCTTTACCCAAATTGAGGAGGGGGATACAAACCGGAAGTCGTTCAAACGGTTACATAGATTCCGTTATAGCCCCACGGTTGCTTATGGTAATAACGAAGTTCACCTTCATCCCACTAAGCCTAGGCGCTTGACTGTAAGAGAAGGGCTGCGGCTACAGACAGTGCCAGACGAGTACGTTTTACCGGCTGACATTCCATTAACGCATAAATTTAAATTAATCAGTAATGGTGTGCCAACTGCAAAAGCTGAGCTGATAGCTAAAGAAATACGAAGGACCTTGATTAACTATTATAAAGTAAATAATGGCATTATATAA